From one Humulus lupulus chromosome 8, drHumLupu1.1, whole genome shotgun sequence genomic stretch:
- the LOC133798207 gene encoding pentatricopeptide repeat-containing protein At2g33680-like isoform X1 — MSLFGNLGVSSPPMNSFVFSNPTSTNIGRKFSYLMQTRTVTQPLPTAQKSNRDLQARISSLMAVDKTQRQILVDILRDSANRRSVEATRAVHGFVLKSEFPESDLLVLLNHVSHAYSKCMDFATAHRVFDKMSERNIFSWTAMIVGSTENGLFYDGFKFFCEMMNHGILPDKFAYSAILQTCIGLGCVELGKMIHAQIVARGFSSLTFVSVSLLNMYAKLGSIDDSYEVFSDMREHNQVSWNAMISGFTSNNHHLEAFQFFLKMKNEGISPNMYTIISVSKAVGKLGDIDKGRTVHAYASELHLDSNVNVGTALIDMYSKCKSLSDARSIFDSNFINCGINTPWNAMISGYSQCGYSQEALELFVTMYEKGVYPDLYTYCSVFNAISAIKSTRFGREVHGMVLKSGSVFMISVSNAIVDAYAKCELLEDVRKVFDRMEERDVVSWTTLVAAYSQCSEYEEAFVTFSKMREEGFTPNQFTFSTVLDVSASLCLLDYGKQVHGLLCKAGLDADKCTESALIDMYSKCGFITEARKIFESISNPDTVTWTAIISSYAQHGLVEDALLLFRRMEQMGVKANAVTLLCILFACSHRGMVEEGLLYFQRMQESYGLVPKMEHYACIVDLLGRVGHLTDAMEFIENMPIEPNEMVWQTLLGACRVHGNVELGEIAAEKLLSVRPEYSATYVLLSNTYMEAGSYEDGISLRHMMKDRGVRKEAGCSWISVKGEIHKFYAGDQLHQQKDHVYAKLEELMMTINSMDYVPDVSNE, encoded by the exons ATGAGTTTATTCGGCAATCTGGGCGTTTCTTCCCCACCTATGAATTCCTTCGTCTTCTCAAACCCAACTTCCACCAACATA GGAAGGAAATTTTCCTATTTGATGCAGACTAGAACTGTAACTCAGCCACTGCCAACTGCCCAGAAATCAAATAGAGATTTACAAGCAAGAATTTCGAGTTTAATGGCTGTAGACAAGACGCAAAGACAAATATTAGTTGATATTTTGCGTGATTCTGCCAATAGAAGATCTGTAGAAGCAACACGAGCTGTTCATGGTTTTGTGTTGAAGTCTGAATTTCCAGAATCAGACTTGTTAGTCCTGTTAAATCACGTATCGCACGCTTATTCAAAATGCATGGATTTTGCCACTGCTCATCGAGTGTTTGATAAAATGTCGGAAAGAAATATATTCTCTTGGACTGCTATGATTGTTGGGTCGACAGAGAATGGGTTATTCTATGATGGGTTTAAGTTCTTTTGTGAGATGATGAATCATGGAATCTTGCCGGATAAGTTTGCGTATTCTGCAATTCTTCAGACATGTATTGGTTTGGGTTGTGTTGAACTGGGTAAAATGATTCATGCTCAAATTGTTGCGCGTGGATTTTCATCTCTTACTTTTGTCAGCGTATCTCTTCTCAACATGTATGCAAAATTGGGCTCCATCGATGATTCATATGAAGTGTTTAGTGACATGAGAGAACATAATCAAGTCTCCTGGAATGCAATGATATCAGGGTTTACGTCAAACAACCATCACTTAGAAGCGTTCCAATTTTTTCTGAAAATGAAAAATGAGGGAATTTCACCCAATATGTATACCATAATTAGTGTCTCAAAAGCTGTTGGTAAATTAGGTGATATTGACAAGGGGAGAACAGTTCACGCTTATGCTTCCGAACTTCATCTGGATTCTAACGTAAATGTGGGAACTGCTTTAATAGACATGTACTCAAAGTGTAAGTCTTTGTCTGATGCAAGATCTATTTTTGACTCCAATTTCATTAACTGTGGAATCAATACCCCATGGAATGCAATGATTTCAGGCTATTCGCAATGTGGGTATAGCCAAGAAGCTTTGGAGCTTTTTGTAACCATGTATGAGAAAGGTGTTTATCCAGACCTTTACACGTATTGTAGCGTGTTCAATGCAATATCTGCTATAAAATCTACGCGTTTTGGAAGGGAAGTTCATGGGATGGTTTTAAAGTCTGGATCAGTATTCATGATAAGTGTTTCCAATGCAATTGTTGATGCTTACGCTAAATGTGAGTTGCTTGAAGATGTAAGGAAAGTTTTTGATAGGATGGAAGAGAGAGATGTAGTGTCTTGGACAACCTTGGTAGCTGCTTACTCTCAATGTTCCGAGTATGAGGAAGCATTTGTGACCTTCTCAAAAATGAGGGAAGAAGGGTTTACACCCAATCAGTTCACTTTTTCTACCGTGCTTGATGTAAGTGCTAGCCTTTGTTTGCTTGACTATGGCAAACAAGTCCATGGTCTTTTATGTAAGGCTGGCCTTGATGCTGACAAGTGTACAGAAAGTGCTCTTATTGACATGTATTCAAAATGTGGCTTCATAACCGAGGCAAGAAAGATTTTTGAGAGTATTTCCAACCCTGATACTGTTACATGGACCGCCATAATATCAAGTTATGCTCAACATGGTCTTGTGGAAGATGCTCTACTACTCTTCAGAAGAATGGAGCAAATGGGCGTGAAGGCAAACGCTGTTACCTTACTGTGCATCCTATTTGCTTGCAGCCACAGGGGTATGGTGGAGGAAGGTCTACTTTACTTTCAACGAATGCAGGAATCTTATGGTTTGGTACCAAAGATGGAACATTATGCTTGTATTGTTGATCTCTTGGGTCGTGTGGGTCACCTCACTGATGCTATGGAGTTCATAGAAAACATGCCCATTGAGCCGAATGAAATGGTCTGGCAGACCCTGTTGGGAGCATGTAGGGTCCATGGAAATGTTGAGTTGGGGGAGATAGCTGCTGAGAAGCTTCTTTCAGTTAGGCCAGAGTATTCAGCTACTTATGTTCTTCTTTCCAACACATATATGGAGGCAGGGAGCTACGAAGATGGAATTAGTTTAAGACATATGATGAAAGACCGAGGTGTAAGAAAGGAAGCGGGATGTAGTTGGATTTCTGTCAAAGGTGAAATCCACAAATTTTATGCAGGAGATCAACTACATCAACAAAAGGACCATGTATATGCAAAGTTAGAGGAGTTGATGATGACAATCAATTCAATGGATTATGTTCCAGACGTGAGTAATGAGTAG
- the LOC133795863 gene encoding protein LURP-one-related 14, with the protein MKPVAAAVEAYGVPLVSVVGDFFCVPYPVELTVKKKNHNLFDSIYEALDVNGNLFFRVDGSSRNFQKKRVMRDAAGFPLLTMREKALSSRHRWTIYRGEGSERNDMMFSVQRSSSFQLTKFRHKVFLPNNNNVNEDVPNFQIVESNSPSWSYKVYKGETLIAEFNFVFSWENFAKGTRKLALKIYPGVDYAFIVALVVILYENDITCI; encoded by the exons ATGAAGCCAGTAGCAGCGGCGGTGGAGGCGTATGGTGTTCCCCTGGTGAGCGTGGTAGGGGATTTTTTCTGTGTCCCTTACCCTGTGGAGCTAAcagtgaagaaaaaaaatcacaatttgttTGATTCAATCTACGAAGCTTTAGATGTCAATGGAAATCTTTTCTTCCGCGTCGATGGTTCGTCTCGTAATTTCCAGAAAAAGAGAGTCATGCGTGATGCTGCTGGTTTTCCTCTTCTTACCATGCGCGAGAAG GCGTTGTCATCACGTCATCGATGGACGATTTACCGAGGAGAAGGCTCGGAGCGAAACGACATGATGTTCAGCGTTCAAAGATCGAGTTCTTTCCAACTAACGAAATTTCGACACAAAGTTTTCCTACCCAATAATAATAATGTCAATGAAGATGTTCCAAACTTTCAGATCGTTGAATCCAACTCGCCATCTTGGTCTTACAAAGTTTACAAAGGCGAAACTCTCATTGCTGAG TTTAATTTCGTCTTCTCGTGGGAAAACTTTGCCAAAGGAACAAGAAAGCTAGCGCTCAAAATTTATCCAGGTGTAGACTACGCTTTCATTGTCGCATTAGTTGTGATCCTCTACGAAAATGATATCACGTGTATTTAA
- the LOC133798207 gene encoding pentatricopeptide repeat-containing protein At2g33680-like isoform X2 encodes MSLFGNLGVSSPPMNSFVFSNPTSTNITRTVTQPLPTAQKSNRDLQARISSLMAVDKTQRQILVDILRDSANRRSVEATRAVHGFVLKSEFPESDLLVLLNHVSHAYSKCMDFATAHRVFDKMSERNIFSWTAMIVGSTENGLFYDGFKFFCEMMNHGILPDKFAYSAILQTCIGLGCVELGKMIHAQIVARGFSSLTFVSVSLLNMYAKLGSIDDSYEVFSDMREHNQVSWNAMISGFTSNNHHLEAFQFFLKMKNEGISPNMYTIISVSKAVGKLGDIDKGRTVHAYASELHLDSNVNVGTALIDMYSKCKSLSDARSIFDSNFINCGINTPWNAMISGYSQCGYSQEALELFVTMYEKGVYPDLYTYCSVFNAISAIKSTRFGREVHGMVLKSGSVFMISVSNAIVDAYAKCELLEDVRKVFDRMEERDVVSWTTLVAAYSQCSEYEEAFVTFSKMREEGFTPNQFTFSTVLDVSASLCLLDYGKQVHGLLCKAGLDADKCTESALIDMYSKCGFITEARKIFESISNPDTVTWTAIISSYAQHGLVEDALLLFRRMEQMGVKANAVTLLCILFACSHRGMVEEGLLYFQRMQESYGLVPKMEHYACIVDLLGRVGHLTDAMEFIENMPIEPNEMVWQTLLGACRVHGNVELGEIAAEKLLSVRPEYSATYVLLSNTYMEAGSYEDGISLRHMMKDRGVRKEAGCSWISVKGEIHKFYAGDQLHQQKDHVYAKLEELMMTINSMDYVPDVSNE; translated from the exons ATGAGTTTATTCGGCAATCTGGGCGTTTCTTCCCCACCTATGAATTCCTTCGTCTTCTCAAACCCAACTTCCACCAACATA ACTAGAACTGTAACTCAGCCACTGCCAACTGCCCAGAAATCAAATAGAGATTTACAAGCAAGAATTTCGAGTTTAATGGCTGTAGACAAGACGCAAAGACAAATATTAGTTGATATTTTGCGTGATTCTGCCAATAGAAGATCTGTAGAAGCAACACGAGCTGTTCATGGTTTTGTGTTGAAGTCTGAATTTCCAGAATCAGACTTGTTAGTCCTGTTAAATCACGTATCGCACGCTTATTCAAAATGCATGGATTTTGCCACTGCTCATCGAGTGTTTGATAAAATGTCGGAAAGAAATATATTCTCTTGGACTGCTATGATTGTTGGGTCGACAGAGAATGGGTTATTCTATGATGGGTTTAAGTTCTTTTGTGAGATGATGAATCATGGAATCTTGCCGGATAAGTTTGCGTATTCTGCAATTCTTCAGACATGTATTGGTTTGGGTTGTGTTGAACTGGGTAAAATGATTCATGCTCAAATTGTTGCGCGTGGATTTTCATCTCTTACTTTTGTCAGCGTATCTCTTCTCAACATGTATGCAAAATTGGGCTCCATCGATGATTCATATGAAGTGTTTAGTGACATGAGAGAACATAATCAAGTCTCCTGGAATGCAATGATATCAGGGTTTACGTCAAACAACCATCACTTAGAAGCGTTCCAATTTTTTCTGAAAATGAAAAATGAGGGAATTTCACCCAATATGTATACCATAATTAGTGTCTCAAAAGCTGTTGGTAAATTAGGTGATATTGACAAGGGGAGAACAGTTCACGCTTATGCTTCCGAACTTCATCTGGATTCTAACGTAAATGTGGGAACTGCTTTAATAGACATGTACTCAAAGTGTAAGTCTTTGTCTGATGCAAGATCTATTTTTGACTCCAATTTCATTAACTGTGGAATCAATACCCCATGGAATGCAATGATTTCAGGCTATTCGCAATGTGGGTATAGCCAAGAAGCTTTGGAGCTTTTTGTAACCATGTATGAGAAAGGTGTTTATCCAGACCTTTACACGTATTGTAGCGTGTTCAATGCAATATCTGCTATAAAATCTACGCGTTTTGGAAGGGAAGTTCATGGGATGGTTTTAAAGTCTGGATCAGTATTCATGATAAGTGTTTCCAATGCAATTGTTGATGCTTACGCTAAATGTGAGTTGCTTGAAGATGTAAGGAAAGTTTTTGATAGGATGGAAGAGAGAGATGTAGTGTCTTGGACAACCTTGGTAGCTGCTTACTCTCAATGTTCCGAGTATGAGGAAGCATTTGTGACCTTCTCAAAAATGAGGGAAGAAGGGTTTACACCCAATCAGTTCACTTTTTCTACCGTGCTTGATGTAAGTGCTAGCCTTTGTTTGCTTGACTATGGCAAACAAGTCCATGGTCTTTTATGTAAGGCTGGCCTTGATGCTGACAAGTGTACAGAAAGTGCTCTTATTGACATGTATTCAAAATGTGGCTTCATAACCGAGGCAAGAAAGATTTTTGAGAGTATTTCCAACCCTGATACTGTTACATGGACCGCCATAATATCAAGTTATGCTCAACATGGTCTTGTGGAAGATGCTCTACTACTCTTCAGAAGAATGGAGCAAATGGGCGTGAAGGCAAACGCTGTTACCTTACTGTGCATCCTATTTGCTTGCAGCCACAGGGGTATGGTGGAGGAAGGTCTACTTTACTTTCAACGAATGCAGGAATCTTATGGTTTGGTACCAAAGATGGAACATTATGCTTGTATTGTTGATCTCTTGGGTCGTGTGGGTCACCTCACTGATGCTATGGAGTTCATAGAAAACATGCCCATTGAGCCGAATGAAATGGTCTGGCAGACCCTGTTGGGAGCATGTAGGGTCCATGGAAATGTTGAGTTGGGGGAGATAGCTGCTGAGAAGCTTCTTTCAGTTAGGCCAGAGTATTCAGCTACTTATGTTCTTCTTTCCAACACATATATGGAGGCAGGGAGCTACGAAGATGGAATTAGTTTAAGACATATGATGAAAGACCGAGGTGTAAGAAAGGAAGCGGGATGTAGTTGGATTTCTGTCAAAGGTGAAATCCACAAATTTTATGCAGGAGATCAACTACATCAACAAAAGGACCATGTATATGCAAAGTTAGAGGAGTTGATGATGACAATCAATTCAATGGATTATGTTCCAGACGTGAGTAATGAGTAG
- the LOC133798208 gene encoding uncharacterized protein LOC133798208, giving the protein MRRLAAQLVTHYCRKNPTRTGQPRKFSTHNEADDLALEKDAERKIGWVLKLFFAGTATYVGYQFFPYLGDNLLQQSVSLLHVRDPLFKRMGASRLGRFAIDDERRMKIVEVGGAHELLKMLEAAKDDRTRKEALKALSAISKSDKAVGALHQAGAAAIINSTPNSLQNVEVEQYKSSLLKRFQDLKYDVPL; this is encoded by the exons ATGCGCAGGTTAGCTGCCCAACTCGTCACT CATTATTGCAGAAAAAACCCTACACGAACTGGGCAACCTCGAAAATTTTCAACCCACAATGAAGCAG ATGACCTTGCCTTGGAAAAAGATGCTGAAAGAAAAATTGGATGGGTATTGAAACTATTCTTTGCTGGGACTGCTACGTATGTTGGTTACCAGTTTTTTCCATACTTGG GGGATAATTTGTTGCAGCAGTCAGTGTCTCTTTTGCATGTAAGGGATCCGTTGTTTAAAAGAATGGGAGCTTCAAGATTAGGCCGCTTTGCTATAGATG ATGAAAGAAGGATGAAAATTGTCGAAGTTGGTGGGGCTCACGAGCTCTTAAAGATGTTGGAGGCTGCTAAAGATGACCGCACTAGGAAGGAAGCACTAAAGGCTCTCTCGGCTATCTCAAAATCAG ATAAAGCTGTTGGAGCATTACATCAAGCTGGCGCAGCTGCTATTATCAATTCTACCCCGAATTCCTTGCAGAATGTCGAAGTTGAGCAATACAAATCTAGCTTGTTGAAGAGATTCCAAGATCTGAAATATGACGTTCCCTTATGA